The DNA segment AATCAAAGGGTACACCAAGATCTGATCGGGATCTTTTACCACTGCCTTTGAATGAGTCTTCTCCTTTTGTTCACCTTACTACTTGTAACTCTGCCATCGTTTCGGTTTCTTGACTGGTTCTTCACTGCGATCGAATTCTAAACTCCTGCGATCGGAAATTTACTACGATCGGTGCCTATACACTTCTGATTGGAAATAATTTTATGTTCTTATATCTTGAAACAATAACCCTAATCAAAATCGTATTTATATATTTATGTAatcatttaattatttattttggttgggaaattatataatataaaagcCCCCAAATAAAAGAACCCAAGTCATAGTCTTGGTTAAGTCGTTCAGTTTGTTTAGAAattcgttattatatattttaaggtaattttatttggATCATTCGTTTCCTTCGCGGTGTCATTTATGGATTATCTTTGCAAACACTGAGTAGATCTTTCCTCTTTTTACTTCAAAATATTTTGGGGGTGTATTATTGTGTTAAAACTCATATTCATTTTATTTACTAAATCAACCATGCAAAATTCATTGTGTAAATTATGTGttatgtatgcttgttgttaagACTTCATGTGGTAGTTAAATTGGTATAACaaacactacaagaaaactgggtttttagtacgcgcaaaagcgtcctaaaatgctatttAATAGGACCTTTTatttaataggaccaacggtaaaagTGTTTCATGTAAAGGGGTTGTAATAAGTCACGGAACTAAAAAAGcgtcctaacatctcaaataagattataaaaccaattttatggtcgtgTAATATGTAtttgaacaaccaaaatagtgtcctaataaaaacattttaggacacttttacgatgTTCTAAAATGTGCTTACATAGTTTTatcttttgatacacttacaagcgtccttagaaattaattgataggacccttatgatgtaacattatagctaatttagtaccaagaaaaaaggtcctaatataccaaataagattatgaaaccaattttatggtcgcataatatgtctatagacaacttaaatagcttcctaaaaagaacatattaggacacttttacaatgttctaatatgtgattacctacttttaatcttttgatacacatacaagcgtccttaaaaattaatttataggacccttatgatgtaatgttatagctactttaatatcaagaaaatggtcctaatatcccaaataagattataaaaccaattttattaacagaccatcaacatataacatcctaatagttattgtataacatcaactaacaaaagaaataaaacttcattatatttcaaataagcatgttcataacaaaaacactaaccataaataagttataacattatctatcataaagtcttaacatttaacaaagaaattaaaagcaaataaagaaataagaagcataaaatcttgagtcatcatgcatcctcaatcctcatggactacctacaaataaatcatccatgtataagcattaagttccatgatattaaaattatttgtatcacAAGTTTAACAAATACATACCGAGATGAATGGATAAGGCCATATGTGATGGATGCACcaatacaatcttgaattgtaGAAAATAAACCATATGGTCTTTTCTAGTTTAAGAAACAAGTTCAAAAGGATGCAATTCAAGTAAAAGTAATCAGTAAGTAGTGAGTTGTGACAATCGTACAAAATCTAACCTTCTCACCAAATCCAAAACCATTCCCTTTTCATGAACTAGAAATGTGGTTGTGCACTTTTAGAAACTAGCAAGGAAGACATCCAAAACCATTACCTTTTCATGAACTAGAAATGTGCTTGTGCACTTTTAGAAACTACCAAGAAAGACATTATAGAGAAATCAAAGAACCTATCTTCACCATCTATATCTCCATGCTACAAATCATAAGATGCATAAATTCATCTGATAAAAAATTCATAAAAGCAAACATACCATATCAATTCAAGGGCGACTCAGCCATTTTAGAGGCCTAAAGAGAAGTCTAAAATTGGAGCCTTCTCcataatttattgaaataaattctaAATTCAACATCAGCAAAGATCAAAGTacttaggggtgtaaacaagtcAAGCTACTCGAGCTTAGCTCGAAACGAGTCGAGCTTAAACAATGTCGAGATCGAGCCCAAACTTAAAAATAAGCTTCTTGAGTAAACAAGCTCGAGCTTCACTTATCAAGCTCTAGCCACCTCGTGAGCCAAAACGAGTCCATTATTTATCCAATTTTTAACTAATATATTGAATTATAataattaattttttaaaaaattataaaatataactatattatatataaaataacattTATAATTAACATAAATTAATTAGCCAAGCCCGAGTTTGAAAAACTACCTAAAAGCCCACCTCAGGCTTTCTAAGTTAAATGAGCTCGAGCTTGAGTCTAATCAAGTCCGGGCTCGACTCGTTTGTACCCCTAGGGGTTAATATagtaattattttaatttaatacaaTTATTTTATTAGTTATACAACTTTTAACTAATATTAAAAAGTTCACAATTTTTAAATAGTAACTATTATAATTTAATACACTAGTTaaaaatagtaaaagtaatggactcgtttaggctcgcgaggtGGCTAGActtcgataagtgaagctcgggctcttTTACTCAACAAGCTTATTTTGTTTGGGTCGGGCTTGGCCTCGTTTAAGCTCGAAAACTCTGACTTGTTTCAAGCTGAGCTCGAGTAGCTCGGTTCATTTACACGCCAAGTCAGAGCTTATTTTGTTTGGGTCGGGCTTGGCCTCGTTACCGTATGTTATTGTGAAATAAGCCACTAGCATTATAAAATCCAATAATGCTAGTGCCTTATTTCACAATAACAATTTGGGATAATTAAAAAGATATGTCAGTTATCTTAATCGTGAATTTGAATTATTGGTCATGGTAACTTAAGTGTGTGCGTATTAGGCGCAACTGACCACACTCAAGTGCAATCAAATGGTGTTCAAATGATTCTAACAAAATCATGCATATTGTTACAGCAGCAACAGAGTGTAGACCAAATGAACATATGGTATCCTTGAAATAATAATGGAAGATATTTTAGAAAGATAGATTTTTAATTTGAGAAAACAAATATCATAAGACCATAGAACGATAATAAAGATAGATTTTTAATTTGTCGTAAGACCATAGAACGATAAAGCATTCTTACATAGAACGATAAAGCATTCTTACATAGATTGGTCAGAGGCCTTTGCTGCAGCCCTTCAAAAACAATAACTCACACCAGCTAAGGAAGAGACTAAAccaatcaaaactacaaaaacatgCCTGAAACCATGGACACCTGGAGCTTTAGCTTCCCCAACTTCTGCatccaaaaaaataaaagaaatgatAGGCTTGATAATCGCATAGAAGGGTACACTCTTTCCTAAAGATGTTCAGATATCCAATATCTAATTAGAAGTTGATGAGACAGAGAAAAATAGCATTGCACAGAGAGACCTGTAACACCTTGCAACTATGAAAGAAAAAATAAGAACCCACAAGAAATTTTCATTTGTAAATGTAGTACAGAAAAACTTCTTAAGAGAATAAAGACCGATTATTGATTTATATGAATTTATTAACTCACTTTTTTGGGTTCTATATGCTGGTGATCCACGTATAAAGAGCACCCCAACGAAACTGAAAGGAATACCTGAAAATCCAATATCAATCATGAAAAGACTAATGTGAAATTGTTCAAGAAATAAAAAGATATACAAATACACAGAGCGGTTTGATACATGTATGAAATGTATTAAATGTCAAACATGATCAATTATTTCTTAAAAAGAATTGTTATTGTACCTGCTACTTCTGCAATCTTCAAATTGACACAAATCAACATAAAACCGTCCACTTACTCACTCATCCTATTATTCTTAGCTCTCTGCCTCTCCGTTGGGtctatttgtttgttttttattttattctttACTTTTAAACTTATTGTTAAGAATTTACTCTCCCCAACTCTTGGTTTCTATTCAATCTGTACCATGCATCTTAACTCTATTTAGTGAAAGGCAAGTCTCACACAGGCATTTCATCGAGCAAGTGATGTGCATTAGTTATAAACATTATTCAGATGTCAAAATTGATTCAAAGGAGCCCCATAATCACAAGTTTATACAACAAAAAACACTAAATTGAAACATTCATTGGTTAAATTTTAACATTTGCATAAAATTGAACACATTCACAGTCAACATTGAATCTCACCTTTGTCAACATACATGGTCTCTTTTAATATCAGGTCATCAATGAATCTGCAAGTTTCACCAAGATATGTCACTAATCCCCAAATTATTTTCAGTTTTGACCTAAATCTCTATAGAAATGAACTATGATATCATAGTCGCTAAGTAGATATGTTTAAATCACCAAAATCAATAAAGCTAACTGTTAACTTAAACTCAAAATCGATTAATATTAGTAAATCCAACAAATATGTAGCCTAAATAAAGTGAAAAACAAGAGAACCGAGAGAGATTATAACTGATAGTTGGTGCAGTAGAAAAGCCTTAGATGATGAAGATGTGTGTTATTGGGTTGACGGCAATTGAATCTTGATGAAATCATTTTGTCATTGTAGAGAACCGACATCAGAGAGATGGTCAAAGAAATAGATGAAACTGGCTTTGTGAAACTGAACATTTGATTTTTAAGGGTAAACTAATATTTTTAGGGAATTAGGGTTGTGATTCGGAGGGAATAAATTTCAAGGAAATTTTATTGAAAAGTTTTAGTGAAAAAAGCGGgaaattttattaaaaagtttTAGTGAAAAAAAGTTTAATTTGCCGAGAGATCAAGCTCGGCTAGTTTCGATATTTATTTCTAAAGCTCAAGCTCGGCCCGTGAATAGTGTttcaagctcggctcgtttattatttattaattaaaccgGCCACccccaccactcaccggccaccaccaccactcaccaccaccactcatcgGCCACCGCCATTacccaccaccactcaccaccagtGGCCACCACCattactcaccaccaccactcactgGCCACCACCACTGTCGGCCACCACCACTATCGGCCACCaacaccggccaccaccaccaccaccatcactcaCCATCACCTCTCACCACCACCGCCTGCTACcaccaccagccaccaccactactcaccaccaccaccaccggccaccgcCACTACTCACCaacaccaccaccggccaccgcCACTACTCAGCACCACCACTACCGGCCACcgccactactcaccaccaccaccaccggccaccatcACCACTCAGCACCACCACTCAccgcccaccaccaccactcaccggccaccaccattgtcggccaccaccaccgccggttACCACCACTACCACCGGCCACCaatcaccggccaccaccactactcaccaccaccaccaccaccaccactcaccggccactaCCACCGGCTACCACCattactcaccaccaccaccacttctcACCACCACCTCTTACCAGCACTACCAGCACCACCACCTTTCACCGgcaccagcaccaccaccactcaccggctaccaccactactcaccaccaccaccggccaccactactactcaccaccaccacttacCACCACCACTCATCAGGTGTCCTATTatagtgtattataataacaccacaatgatttagcatcctataaaggttaaatttataagacccaagtgtcaagtgcctttttaagttatattataataaaaactCTAGCGAAcaagcgtcctataaaactaatgttttatgactcaaatatcaagtgtcctattacggtgtattataataacaccacaatgattaagcgtcctataaagtttaCAGTTATAAGACCCAactgtcaagtgtcctattaagttaagttctaatatgacttcgactagaaagggtcctataacactgaacatttatgacttaactataacgtgtcctattaagttatgttataataggaccccagatgatcaagtgtcctaataTAGTACCAGATAATGGGACACTAAcaattaaatgtcttataaagtactttattacgatctacattttaagtgtcctattaaattatataataataggaccccaaAAAATCATTCATCCTATTAAATAGGTTTTTAGGACACCggtttagtagagtatattataaaaggaccccaaaagttcattagtcctattaaatagttttttaggaccctcttttacaagcgtcccacataaaaggtcctaaaaagccatttttgttgtagtgaaAAGTGAACCATAATTATGAATCCATTGGTTAAGTATGGGTGATAGAAACCACACTCATTCAGTCTAACTCCTCGGAGTTAAGGACACAATCAAACGTTggtatattttatttgttattcaTTATTTTGGATCATTCAGTCTAAAACTGATTTTAAAATGAGAAATTTTAGGAAGTATGATATTAAAATGAGAAATTTAAGGAAGTATTGATGTGTAGTAAAAACCAACTTTTTTAAATAGAGATAACTTGGAATAGTGAATTTACGCTAATGCCGTTCatgaaaaaaataagaaaatattaaattaaataaaaataagcgGCTATAAATGGTTCTGCAAGTTCTGAAAATAAATACAGTTTTGAAGTGAtctttaccctatatatatatatatatatatatatatatatatatatatatatatagggtaatgctagacaaaaaaccctaaaaattttagaaaactctggaaactcaaagctcccgacttttttttttgaaaaaaagaacacatgtaatatacatgtttttaagagttttgggccaaaaaaaacaaaaaagcgccgagtactttttttttttaaataaacaagttccaaaaacttcgttgactaacatgtgttagacaaaaaatgctgaaagttgctgaaatttgttttttttttaaaaaaaaaacccttcggcgcttttttgatttttttggcccaaaactcttaaaaacatgtgttatttttttcaaaaaaaaaaaagaagtcgggagctttgagtttcccgggtttcttaaatatttagggttttctatatagcccaaccctatatatatatatatatatatatatatatatatatatatatatatatatatatatatatatatatatatataatgctaGACAGAAAACCCTCATTTAggtagaaaactctggaaacccaaatctccacccatttttacccaacctcccgacattttttttttaaaaaaataacacatgtaatatacatgttttagagtgttttgggccaaaaaaacaaaaaagcgccgaagggattttttttaaaaaaataaacaaatttcagtgcCTAACATGTATTAGGCAAAAAAGTCAGAAATtgctgattttttttattatccctttggcgcttttttgatttttttggcccaaaagtcttaaaaacatgtatattacatgtgttatttttttccaaaaaaaaaaatgccgggaggttgggttttctagggttttttatatagatagggttttctatatagcccaaccctatatatatatatatata comes from the Helianthus annuus cultivar XRQ/B chromosome 4, HanXRQr2.0-SUNRISE, whole genome shotgun sequence genome and includes:
- the LOC110937033 gene encoding uncharacterized protein LOC110937033 isoform X2 is translated as MFSFTKPVSSISLTISLMSVLYNDKMISSRFNCRQPNNTHLHHLRLFYCTNYQFIDDLILKETMYVDKGIPFSFVGVLFIRGSPAYRTQKIARCYRSLCAMLFFSVSSTSN
- the LOC110937033 gene encoding uncharacterized protein LOC110937033 isoform X1, which gives rise to MFSFTKPVSSISLTISLMSVLYNDKMISSRFNCRQPNNTHLHHLRLFYCTNYQFIDDLILKETMYVDKGIPFSFVGVLFIRGSPAYRTQKKVGEAKAPGVHGFRHVFVVLIGLVSSLAGVSYCF